The genomic window ggtagttgggttatggacattggggaaggtatgtgctctggtgagtgctgtgaagtgtgtaaacctggcgattcacagacctgtacccctggggctaataataccttatatgttaataaaaaatttttttaaaaaaagaaacaggtactTTAAATACATAATTAGGTTAAAAGTGGGTGAGTATAGTGGGCCCTAATCAAATACGACTGGTGTCCAAACATTATAAGAAATTAGGACACAGGTAACAGTCAGAGATATGACCTAGCAAGGTACTCAGCAAAAAGCCCTCTGCAGGCTGAAAAAGAAGACTCAAAGGAACCAAACCTGTCACACCCTGATCTttgacttccagcttccagaattgtgagaaagtAAGTATCCATAGTTTAAacaccctgtgctgttttatcagaaacctagcaaactaatatagtgaggttttaaaagtacaaattaaaaaatacaataatagcacAAAAGTGATGTGGACTAAATGGAGTGTCCTAATTTCTTCATTATTCAAAAAGGAACTGAAGATATTAATTacgtaaattttttttaaattaattaatttatttatttgacagagagaaatcacaagtagatggagaggcaggcagagagagagagggaagcaggttccctgctgagcagagagcccgatgcgggacttgatcccaggaccctgagatcatgacctgagctgaaggcagcggcttaacccactgagccacccaggcgccccaattatgtAAAATTTTGAAGGGTCAGATACTCATGTTTACATATGTCAGGCAACTTCTAAAAGAAATCAAGTATTTATCTTCTAAATGAATAGAAGGAAATAGTgtaatgatgaaaaaataaaaattaaaaaaaaaaacagtgggaaaaaaaagaaataacaatagcAAGCACCAAATAATGCACTGGTGTGTGTCCAATTATATCAATAAACAATGTAACCTCCATTTAAAAGACAAAgacttatttttttgtctttcggattttaaccattctgacaggtacaaggtgatatctcattatagttttgatttgcatttccctgctgattaGGGGTGTTaaacaaggatgtggagaattaGAAACCTTCatgtactattggtgggaatgcaaactggtgcaggcactgtggaaacagtatggGAACTGTatggttcctcaagaaattaaacagaaatatcatatgatacaACAATTCCACTACTAGGCATTTATTCACAGAAAGCAAaatcactaatttgaaaagatatatgcactcctatgtttactgcagcctAATTTACAATAGTCCAGATACAAAAGCAGCCTGcatgtccattaatagatgaatggataaagaaaatgtgatgtataaatacaatggagccataaaaaagatgagatcttgccatttgcaacaacatgagtgGACCTAATGGGtatttatgctaaataaaatgtcagtcagagaaagacaaataccatatgattctacttatatgtggaatataaggggaaaaaaaaaccaaatgaataagcaaacaaaaagcagaattagatctataaatatagagaacaaatggataggggaagggggttgggagatgggcaaaatgggtgaaggggagtaagAGAACAagctttcagttatggaatgaataagtcataggAAAAATAGATAAGGAATCGGGAAACAATGGTATAGTATtagtattgtatggtgacaaattGTAGTTACACTTGGGGTGAGCATGGCACACTGtaaagagaagttgaatcactgtgttgtatatctgaaactaatgtaacattgtctATCAACTacactgcaattaaaaaaattataaaaaatttttagaaagacaaAGATTGTCAGTCTGGCTAAAATAATCCAGCAATAtaaggaaaatattgaaaatactaGGAAACAATAAAGTTTCACTAAAACTATGGCTTGTGTTGTTCAGTAAAAAAGTAGGTTAAAGTTATTATTAATATAGAATATTTGGACCATACAATTAATGTTTGACTAAACTGACATATAGAATATTACACAAACTATGTGCATTTCAAGTGCatatagaatatttataaaattggaCCACATAatgaatcataaagaaaatttcaagcaATTTCAAGTATTTGAATCAGCTAGAGCACATCCTCTAACCAAAATATAATTAAGTCATAAACCATGACATAAAAAGTGTTTTAGAAAAGCCTTGtgccaaacttttttttccttgagtaaatgcattttatttttagacaacctacatgacttttttttttccttaaaaacaatgCCTCCACTCTAGATAAATCAaggtcaaaataaatgaagagctcAAGATGACATCAGTCCCATTTGTCTAAGTCCTGGCATCTGGATGAAAAGCAACAGCCAATTCTGACAACAAGTGGTACCTTCAAAGTTAACAGCCaattttatgaacatttttccatttctaaaccatctttaaagaaaatcatatatGGGGTCACACCACCCTCACAGAGTCCAACAGAGCAACCATGCCATCTAGATTCATGTTTTCACCAATAAAGAACTGGTAGTTCTGGAAATTAACGAGGGTGTGCTTGATTTGTTCTGTAACCCCTGCCACAAAAGGTTTTACTCTATCTGGCCTCTTTTCTTCAAGTTTAACTTTGACTGATTCCATAGAATCTTTGTTGTACTTCTTGTAGGCTACTTTTGTGAAGCTGGTTTCCTGAAAGCGCTGGTTCACAATAATATCAACACCAGTGACTATTGTGGTTTTGGTACTTTCCCCTTGGACCTTCCGTGGAGACATTTTCATCAATGAATGTATCATCAATGTTACCCTCTGTCCTACTGACCATCTTCCCTCCACCTCCAGGCACAGCCCATCTGGGATCTCCCAGATGGTTTAAATGTCTGAGAACATCTCATCATGGCTGATGAGGTCCTGGTAGATCATCATACCAGCTGCTGGAGGGAGGTGACGGTGGTGCTAGTTTCACAGGAGCCTGAGCTCCAGCCAGAGTGGCATTCAGCAGGGGGTGGGAAAAAGCTgtgacaaacattttaaaaatacacttttaagTAACTTGTGTGTCAAagaatacatttcaaaaagattaagaaaatattttaacataaaaggTGATTCTTTATAGTTCATATaaaaccatttgaaaaaaaaatctgaatgctCAGCAATATGGAGTAGATTGTAATAGTTCAACCATTCCATTGACAACAAATAGGAAAATCTGgaataattttctgtatttatttatttatacaggtgggtggggggaggagcagagggagagggacaagcaagctccatgctgagtgcagagtccagccAAGGGCttcatcccaccaccctgagatcatgacctcagctgaaatcaagagtccaaggcttaactgactgagccacccaggcaccccagaaaatctggaataattataaaaatcatatatgtaATGTCTACATACTGCTGAAGGAGAAATAAGGACTACAAGGAGTAAAACTCAACAAAGGTGATAAACTTTGAGAGATGAGCTGATGTTCTGCAGCTGTCTTTGGAAGCATTCTGACTCTTCTGGTTGCTTATCCTGACTGCAGGTTAGAAACTGTGAATCTAAGCTTGACCCAGGCATAGGGCCACTTACAGGAGCAGAGAAACCAGGCATGTTTCTGGTGGTCTCACAAGGCAAGAATGATATATTGGAAACTCCAGGGGCTTAAACCTTTGACTGATTACTATCTCAGTGAGGACTGTCAGGGAACATACAGGACACCCAATTAAATTTGAAGCTTAGGTaaacagaaaatactttttaaacgtAAGTATGTCAAATGTTGAATGGGACATACTTGTAGTAAAACTTTAAATGGctatttatctaaaattcaaatgtattggggccttgtctttttttttttttttaatattttgattaatCTGGAAACTTTTAAGACATTTGCTGAATCCCTAAGAACTgggaagacagaaacaaaaagaaaacaccatcTAATGCACTAGATGTAAGAGAATTGTTCATCTTATTTTTGTAATGTCTGAAAATCTGAACttgcttaaaaaataagtttaaagaaGTGCAAAAAGAAAGAATCGTTAATCATTCCACAAGTCAGAAATTTGTGGCACCACATCCATGTTCATAAACACACTCACGCCAGGTAATGTCAAAATTAAGcacaaccaagaaagaaaatagagtgaAGAGTGCTGAGGCCTAGTCCAACTAAGGCTGTTGGACTGAAACAAATATTCAAGGTTTCCTTCACATTTTTTGGTAGAATATGactgaaatggaaacaaaataaatattttacaatttacatGCTACTATTTATTCAAGAAAAGTTTTTACTGTAATtcacttataaataaaaaatgaaatctttttatttgaatataatttttaacattgAAAACAATGGAAGAGACATTTATATTCCTGGTATCAGAAAATAGTTGAACTCTTATTACCAGGAGTTATCTtcataatagttcattttttttcactctttaaaCACCTTAAGTGTAggagttctgttttttgttttgtttttttttttttcttaatagaaacAAGAGTACCATATTCAGGTACTCATaataatatttgtaaaccataagggactcttaatcttaggaaacaaactgagggttgctgggaggggaggggtttgggagtggtggacattaaggagggcatgtaatgagcattgggtattatgTATGACTAAAGAACCCACAcaactgtacccctgaaataaatactgcattatatgttaattaattgaatttaaattaaaaaaattatattggtaTCCTATCTGGCATCttcctgtacacacacacacccacacacagcaAGAAAAATTATAATGGCACAGAAATTGCCAAGTAAGAATAAATAAGAAGGAATGACCTTTAAACTACACTTTATATGTGTAGTCACAGATTTACAGATACACTACTAAAATGGTCAGTAGCACTTCCAGAAAAGaacaacatatttatatatttaagctGACTTCAAACAAGGGAGGTCATTCTTTACTAGTTTCTTGGCATTTTATGTGGTTTTACAACTTGGATCAAAAATGGACATGAAACAAAAATCATATGTTAATTAGATTTTCaggaaacattttataatatttggcAACAGAAGCTGATGAGTAAGATGTAAAGATAAGTAAGATGTAAAGTCAAGGAGTCAGGAAAATTGACAGATTAGATTGAAAGCTGATGGAGAGCCAAAGAACAAGAGGTAAAGAAAagatcaaattttttaaaagtcaccttGAGGTTAGTTTGGCTAAGGGGCTGATATttgtaacatataatatataactgtAAGACCCAAAATGACATTGATATCAGTTAGCCCTGATTTATGCAATCTAAGAAAAATTTcctataatattctttttttttttttaagattttatttatttatttgacagacagagatcacaagcaggcagagaggcaagcagagagagagaggaggaagcaggctccctgccaagcagagagcccgatgcaggactcgatcccaggaccccgagatcatgacctgagccgaaggcagcggcttaacccactgaaccacccaggcgcccctcctataaTATTCTTTAAGAATATCTTATAATAACAAATTCCAtttgttagtttcttttttttttacaataattttTGAGCTTCTCACCAAACTAGGCCCTATTGTAAGCTTTGTTCACAGCAGTGAATAAGTCATGAAACATTCCTGCCTCCTTGGGGCCCCTTTCCATtgaagacatatatatatattaatttttttatatttttaaattttaaagaacatcaagaagaaaataaagagctaAAGGAGAAAGCACTGGACGTGTGTCAGGTGTAGAACATTACTTTAGATGGTGTACTCAGGGAAACTCTATGAAGAAGTAAGTTTGGGGTTGAGGCCTGAATGATGACAGGTGCTCAACCATGAAAAAGTTGAAGAAAGAATTTGAGGGGCAGAAAAAATAACTGGTCCTTAGCCACTGAAGTAGAAATGATCTTGATATCAAACCACAACTGtcctatatttttcaaaagattttatttattaatttatttgagagagagggaggtggggtagggaggaagaaagggaatcccaagcaggctccatgctgagtgcagagcctgactcagggcccaATTGcataccctgagatcatagcctgagctaaAACAAGGAGTTGGACACAAcccaaaggagccacccaggtgcccccctgttcTACCTTTTCATTAGGATTTTTACCTAAGAATATTCACTCATGATAGTTATTACTACTTGATTTCACATAAATTTTGTGGACTTGTGACTCTAGAAATGCAATTATAACTCATACAGTGACAGCTGCCTTGTCTGTCTTGATATTCATCAGACAGCATGTCTTGACTTGATGACTGGCTGCACTGAACAATCTTAGGAGAGATTTTCTGTACTAGAAGATTACTGAATATCAAAATTCATTTCTATTCTCCTTATAAAGACATCTGAAATTtgagaccaaaaagaaaatatataaattcacaAAAATGACAGAGATTTAAGATAatttaagatataatttttattttgtcattcatttcatgttttgtttctcaaatacaATTTTTCAAGGTActtcttacttaaaaataaatagaataccCATATCTTATAGAAAGGAATATTCAATGCTTACAATCAATTcctatttcctttcatttataaatttaatgaacAACTCATTTATAGAGATAATGGACAAATCTAGGTAACAGctaccatatttttaaataaaaggacatTTAAGGGTTGAAATTgatggcaaagatttttttttaaagattttatttatttatttgacagacagagatcacaagaaggcagagaggcaggcagagagagaagaagaagcaggctccttgcagagcagagggcccgacgtggggctcgatcccaggactctgggatcatgacctgagccgaaggcagaggctttaacccactgagcctcccaggcgcccctgatggcaaagattttttaaagatctcaacAGTCTGCCCATTATATgtattctctaatttcctcttTAGCCaacaaatttcatttatatgtctcCAACTTACATGATTCGAAGTCAAATACtatgaaataaaataggaaaatgaataGTTGGCACAAAGAGATCTGGAAAACCCTCGCCTTTCACTATCTTATATAAAAAAGTGGGAAAATTTTTCTCTGAATATCCATCACTGCCACACAGTCTCACACACATGAACAATAGACAACACTATGTGATGATTCTTCGTTTTCTCAGTATAATTGAGGATGCTGTCAATCTTGTCTCTTTCATAGTTCACATATGGTTAACTATTAATTATCTATATGCTTATaccctatatatttttattctgtcaCTTTTCTTCTACCTCCACTTCAGTTGTCTTTATTTAGGAACTTACCATCTCCCATCTGTTGGTCAATATGCTTCTCATGTTGTCTTACCTCCCTATTCCAAATCTGCTCTTTGGAGCACTGTCAGAAGAGTCCCTCCATATGAAAAATTATTGAGTTTCCTTCTTGCTTAAAATCCTCCAGTAGTTTCACAATCTCAAAGACTAAAATCCAGACCTTTTAATGTGACATACAAGACTATAAAGAATCTGTAAGGAAGCACTGCCTGaatgagttatttttttcctcaaattaagGACTGTGATTGATCCCCTAAACATTCACAAGTAAATACTCAGAGTTCTCTAAGTTCAAGGAAAGTTATGAATTTTCTAGATGACAACTTAAAAGCATATGTTGAGCAGAAAATTCAGTACCATGATCTGTGTGTTAGAGGATTTAACAAATACACCAGTGATAGGGTCGGTGAAAGCTCTATGGGAACACAATTCTTGAATTAGTACTACAGATTTAAGGGGTCAGAGAGGCATTTGGAGAAACTGTGTTTAAGCTGTATTGAAAGATATTTAGGAACTTCTTAGGAAGAGTTGAGGAATGGTGATACAATGGAACAAGTTGTAGAAGACGAAAAGTGTATTTTCAAGTAAATGagaatttataatttatgtatGTGCCCaggtttttttgtatttataccTCCAGAAACTTATTATCTTATAATAATTCATATTACTATTTGCATAATTATAGattatatgtttgaaatttaaaGCATTGTTTAGAGAAAGGATATAGAGATTCAAGCTCAAGTCCAAGAATCCTCTTTGTAAATTAGGAAAACATTATTGAGCCTTCCTACATTGTTTatgttataaaatgtatttctaaataaaattccactataacaaaatatttgaaaatatttgactattaatattaatatttatttatttatttatttatttattttttaaattttattttttataaacatatatttttatccccaggggtacaggtctgtgaatcaccaggtttacacacttcaccactcaccgaagcacataccctccccaatgtccataaccccaccccccttctcccaacccccctccccccagcaacccttagtttgttttgtgagattaagagtcatttatggtttgtcttcctcccaatcccatcttgttttactgattcttctcctacccacttaagcccccatgttgcatcaccacttcctcatatcagggagatcatatgatagttgtctttctctgcttgacttatttcactaagcatgatacgctctagttccatccatgttgtcgcaaatggcaagatttcatttcttttgatggctgcatagtattccattgtgtatatataccacctcttcttgatccattcatctgttgatggacatctaggttctttccatagtttggctattgtggacattgctgctataaacattcgggtgcacgtgcccct from Mustela lutreola isolate mMusLut2 chromosome 8, mMusLut2.pri, whole genome shotgun sequence includes these protein-coding regions:
- the LOC131837828 gene encoding translationally-controlled tumor protein-like, producing MIHSLMKMSPRKVQGESTKTTIVTGVDIIVNQRFQETSFTKVAYKKYNKDSMESVKVKLEEKRPDRVKPFVAGVTEQIKHTLVNFQNYQFFIGENMNLDGMVALLDSVRVV